CACGCGCTGACCATTTTCGGCGAAGAACGCCTGTTTCACCTCCACGCTGTGCGCCGCCTTCTGGCGCACCGATTCCAGCAGCGCGGCGTTCTCGTCGTCCGCATCTTTACGGGCGCCATGGAGGAAGGGGTAGAGCGCTTCGAGGTGGGAGTTCTGGTCAGTCATAGTCCGCGCCCAGTCAAATGCCCCTGCGCCCCCCCTTCTGCAAAGTGGTGGTGGTGGGATTTACGCCGATCTCTGGCACGAAAGAATCGGGAAAACTCTGCATCGCCTCCATCTCCTGCTGCATCTCGCCCAATTCGGTGAGCACCTCCAGCGTCCTGGCGGCTTCGTCCTCGTCGATGCGGCTCATGGCGAAACCGACGTGCACAAGCACCCAGTCGCCCACGCAGGACTCGATTGGATGGCCGTCATCGACTACGCAGACAAGGTTGATCTCGCGCCTGACGCCGGACACGTTAACGACGCCGAG
Above is a window of Gammaproteobacteria bacterium DNA encoding:
- a CDS encoding HypC/HybG/HupF family hydrogenase formation chaperone, which translates into the protein MCLGIPGQIVKISDADNQLGVVNVSGVRREINLVCVVDDGHPIESCVGDWVLVHVGFAMSRIDEDEAARTLEVLTELGEMQQEMEAMQSFPDSFVPEIGVNPTTTTLQKGGRRGI